The DNA window CCAAACAGAAAAGACGGCGCGCGTGGGCAGTGCTTGCAGCAAGACTGGAGGGGGGCCTCCGGCGGCCTGGCAGGGGCCTTCCAATCAAAGGTCCAAGCCACAACCCAACCCTCTTTACACTGACCCTTTCAACTTCGATCAACCCGACTTCAAAGAACCCAACTCAACCTGGCTTCAGGCTCATTCCTGAATTAGAAAATACTCGGCCGGCCTCGGTGGGCACCCGGCGCAGCCAAGGCTGCATACACGGCACTGGCCCTAACCGAAAAGCCGATAGTGGCACTTCCGAGGGTGCCATTGTTGACGTATCTTTGTTCATCGAAAGCCAAAAGATCCAGGAAAACCCGTAGCTTAGGTGGTTTCAACGGTCGTCTGCATCGCCGCCAAAGTGGTCGCAGCCGTTCCCGAATTGGCCACCGCTTCAAGCCGCCCGTTTCGCATCCTGAACTCGCTCGTATGCAATCCGTCCTGCCCCTGGTGGCCGTGTCCACCGACCTCAAACTCCTCGCCGGTCACCCGACCTACGCGGTGGCGCAAAAGTATGTCGACCCCGTGCGCGACTTGTCCGGCTGCCTGCCGCTGCTGCTGCCCGCGCTGGGCGAGGCGCTGCCCATCGACGCCCTGCTCGACGTCGTGCATGGCCTGGTGTTCACCGGCTCGCCGTCGAATGTGGAGCCACGCCACTACGGCGCGGCGCTGGCCAACCCCGAATCCCCCGCCGACCCGGCGCGCGACGCCACGACCCTGCCGCTGATCCGCGCTGCCATCGCCCGCGGAGTTCCGGTGTTCGGCATTTGCCGCGGCTTCCAGGAAATCAACGTCGCCCTCGGCGGCAGCCTGCTGCAAGAGGTGCACAACACCGAAGGTTTCGCCGATCACCGCGAGGATGGCGATCTCGACATCGACGGCCAGTACGGCCCCGCCCACGCCGTGTACGCCGTGCCCGGAGGCTGGCTGCAGGGCCTGGTGGAAGCGTCCAGCTGGCAGGTCAACAGTCTGCATGGCCAGGGCATCAAGACCCTGGCGCCCGATCTGCTCGCCCAGGCGCACGCGCCCGACGGGCTGGTCGAGGCCTACAGCCATCGCCACGCCCCCGGTTTCCTGCTCGCGGTGCAGTGGCATCCGGAATGGCAGGCCGCCAACAACCCCGTTTCGCGCAAGCTCTTCGCCGCCTTTGGCGATGCCTGCCGCGACCATGCCAACCGCAATCGCGAACGTCTGCGCCCCCCTGAAGCGAAAGCCGCCTGAAGCATGCTGCCGGACGAACCCGTCCAGGCACCGACTCTGCGACCCGACACCTCGAGGTGCAACCATGAAACGCGATCTGGAAACCGAAAACATGAATACCGACAACCGAAAACAGTGGACCTTCAACGATCTGGAGCGATGGTTGAACGAGCGCCGCATCACCGAAATCGAATGCCTGGTGCCTGACCTCACCGGCGTGGCGCGCGGCAAGATTCTGCCGCGCAGCAAGTTCACCGAAGACCGCGGCATGCGCCTGCCGGAAAGCATCATCGGCCTGACCGTGACGGGCAACTGGCCGGAAGACTCGAATATCGACCAGCTCATCGCCGACACCGACCGCGACATGAATCTGGTGCCCGACCCCAGCACCGTGCGGGTCGTGCCCTGGGCCACCGACCCGACCGCGCAGGTGATTCACGACTGCTATTCCAAGGATGGCGAGCCGGTGGACTATGCGCCGCGCACGGTGCTGAAAAACATCATCAAGCTCTACACCGACAAGGGCTGGGCGCCGGTGGTGGCGCCGGAGCTGGAGTTCTATCTGGTGGACAAAAACACCGACCCCGACCAGCCGCTGCGTCCGCCCATCGGCCGCTCGGGCCGGGCCGAAACCTCGCGCCAGCACTACAGCATCGACGCGGTGAACGAGTTCGATCCGCTGTTCGAGGACATCTACGACTATTGCGAGGCGATGGACCTGGACGTGGACACGCTGATTC is part of the Thiomonas sp. X19 genome and encodes:
- a CDS encoding gamma-glutamyl-gamma-aminobutyrate hydrolase family protein; the protein is MQSVLPLVAVSTDLKLLAGHPTYAVAQKYVDPVRDLSGCLPLLLPALGEALPIDALLDVVHGLVFTGSPSNVEPRHYGAALANPESPADPARDATTLPLIRAAIARGVPVFGICRGFQEINVALGGSLLQEVHNTEGFADHREDGDLDIDGQYGPAHAVYAVPGGWLQGLVEASSWQVNSLHGQGIKTLAPDLLAQAHAPDGLVEAYSHRHAPGFLLAVQWHPEWQAANNPVSRKLFAAFGDACRDHANRNRERLRPPEAKAA